In Halodesulfovibrio marinisediminis DSM 17456, the sequence GTTTACGTTCCGTAATATCCTCCGCAACACCTACATGTCTGAAAACTACACCATCTGCATCGCGTATAGGAAAGATGCGAAAACTAATCCACTTTATCTGTTGCTCCTCCCCAACAATAAAACGATGTTCAAATATTAGTGGCACCGGACTGTTATTAATCTGGTAGGATTTTTCTATAGCTTGTTCGCGATCTTCGGGATGCACCATATTAAGCAACAGGTCTGAATTTAGCGCAAACTGATCAGGTGATAATCCAAACACCTCTATTGCTGCTGGGCTGACATATGTAAATTCTCTGGTATGAGCATTTCGAACAAAAAACACCTCACGCACTGTTTCCACAAGCTGTCTAAAACGAGCTTCACTTTCCGTTAACGCAGCAGCATATTCCTGCCGCTCTTTTGCTTCCCGCCGCAACAATGCGTTTGCTCTTTCCAATTCTTCTGTCCGGCTGCGTACCAACTCTTTTAAGTGCTCTCCCTCCAACGCAGCTTCTTTCAATAATTGCGCTCTGGTTAAACTACGCTCAATCGCATTAATAAGTATGTCCATGTTCTTAAGCGGCTTACGGAGATAATCCCATGCCCCGCGCTTTAACGCGTCAATAACTTCGCCAACTTCATCCGTTCCAGATACAACAATCACTGGAAGAGTGGGATTGACACTACCCAGCTTGGACAGCACTTCTCCACCGGAAATGTCTGGTAGACGCCAATCGAGCAATACAGCATCAATATTCTTCTCCTGAACCAAAGAAAGCCCCTGTAACCCGCTTTCGGCCTGTGTTACTGAATATCCTTCATCCGTCAGATATGCAGCAATGGTTTCCCTTACTACAGGGTCATCCTCCATTGTCAGCACATTGGTTGAACCAGTCACGCTATACTCCCACTAGTTTTCAGTGTCCCACCAGACAACAGCCATCCCCACACTGTAACTCTTTCTAATACTAGTTTGCCCGTACCATACTCACGGTTTTTACGCGCTGTAAAGATAACAAATTTCATTATAAAAAAAATCCCCCTGACTATTTGAATAGTCAGGGGGATTGATATTCTCACACTATTGCTCTCTATCATTAGAGATTAGAACTGATAAAAAGAATGCGAAACATGCCGAAGAAAGGCTTATTGCAAAAACTCACTTAGGCGTTGCGAAAGATATGTAAAACGCTTCTGCATTTTATTATTCTTAATTGCCATCGTTAACGCTTTCGATGCTCCTACAAGAATAACAAGCTTTTTCCCTCGGGTAACACCAGTGTAAATTAAATTACGCTGTAACAGCACATAGTGCTGAGTAAGAACAGGAATTACCACCGCCTGATATTCTGAGCCCTGTGATTTGTGAATAGAAATAGCGTATGCAGGAACCAGTTCGTCAAGTTCATTGAAATCATAGATAACATTCTTTTCATCATCGAACCGGACTGTCAGCTTCTTTTCCTCAGTATTCACAACGCAGATGCGCCCAATATCTCCGTTAAACACATCCTTGTCATAGTTATTACGCAGTTGCATTACCTTGTCATCAAGGCGATATTCACGATCACCTCGTTTCAAACACAACGGCTGCGGGTTCAACGCCTGCTGCAACAAATGATTCAAGTTACCGGAACCGGCTGAGCCTTTATGCATTGGTGTCAGCACCTGAATCTGATCAATCGGGTCAAATCGAAAACGGCGCGGGATATGGTTCTTTACCAAATCCACAATCATAGCTGCGCAACGTTCCGGATCATCCTGTCGAATAAAGTAAAAGTCCGACAACCGCTCTTTTGATGATTCCAA encodes:
- a CDS encoding response regulator, which translates into the protein MTGSTNVLTMEDDPVVRETIAAYLTDEGYSVTQAESGLQGLSLVQEKNIDAVLLDWRLPDISGGEVLSKLGSVNPTLPVIVVSGTDEVGEVIDALKRGAWDYLRKPLKNMDILINAIERSLTRAQLLKEAALEGEHLKELVRSRTEELERANALLRREAKERQEYAAALTESEARFRQLVETVREVFFVRNAHTREFTYVSPAAIEVFGLSPDQFALNSDLLLNMVHPEDREQAIEKSYQINNSPVPLIFEHRFIVGEEQQIKWISFRIFPIRDADGVVFRHVGVAEDITERKHSHDALCASLREKDTLFKEMHHRVKNNLQLVSSLLSLQAQRISNLEDRERFLDSQRRIQSMTLVHEELYRTDDLSCIDFSHYVEQLARRIEQAFSAVVPVELVVDLEKIHLSVDTAVPCGLILNELISNVYKHAFVGREQGRLFLSSYLLDGSIVLKVVDDGIGFPSNFDITQSNSLGMQVVHALVEQLSADLVITGGNGTEFELTFSDSGLCLLP